From Rhea pennata isolate bPtePen1 chromosome 35 unlocalized genomic scaffold, bPtePen1.pri SUPER_35_unloc_1, whole genome shotgun sequence:
GACTTCGCGCTGGacgagggcggcggcggcggcgggcgggcggcgcggcaggCGCCCGGCGagcaggaggcggcggcggcgggcgacgACAGCGGCGACGGCGACGAGGCCTCGGGCGCCTTCCCCACGTCGGGCGCCCCCGACGCCGAGGCCGAGCCGCCCCCCTACGGCGGCCTCTGCCCCTTCGGCTGCCACTGCCACCTGCGCGTGGTGCAGTGCTCCGACCTGGGTGagcccccccggacgcctgggcccctgcggGGGGTGGggcaggacgcctgggccctaTGGGGTGTGGGGATCTCTGGGTGGGGGGACAAAACACctgggcccttgggggtgtGGGGACCAGGGGGG
This genomic window contains:
- the LOC134154115 gene encoding biglycan-like translates to MAGLVLLALALGAAALPFEQRGFWDFALDEGGGGGGRAARQAPGEQEAAAAGDDSGDGDEASGAFPTSGAPDAEAEPPPYGGLCPFGCHCHLRVVQCSDL